In Desulfosudis oleivorans Hxd3, the DNA window GCGCACAGCGACGCCAACAGGGAAAACCCCTGTTTTCTCTGCTCCCGGCTGCGAAGAAAACGACTGTTTGAAGTATCGGCCGAACTGGACTGCAACAAGCTGGCCCTGGGCCATCACAAGGACGACATCATCGAGTCCCTGTTTATCAACATGTGCTATGCCGGTGAAATCAGCCTGATGAAACCGTTTCTCCCCATGTTCGGCGGCAAGGTCACCCTGGTCCGGCCCCTGGCGCTTGCCGATGAAAAGGATATTCAGCGGTTTGCCGGCCATCTGCGTTTTCCGGAATTCAAAAACCCCTGCCCTTCGGCTGAAACCTCCAAGCGCAGCGAGATCAAGGCCCTGCTGGAAGCGCTCTACAGGGGCAACAGAAAGGTCAAAGGTAACATCTTCCGGTCCCTGTCCAACGTGAAAACCGATTATTTGTTGTAATTCATCTCCCTCCGGCGTATATAGCAAAAAACGACAACAACGGTAACCACGGCCCGCTGCCCCGGCACCGCGCCTGCACGCGCAATTCGACTGATACAGTATGGAAATGAAAGATATTCAGAAAGAGCGGGATTTTCGCAACATGCCCATTGACAAGGTCGGCATCAAAAACCTCAAATACCCCATCCGGGTACTGGACCGGAAAAACGGCTGCCAGCAGACTGTTGGCACCATCAACATGTATGTGGACCTGCCCCATGAAAGCAAGGGGACCCACATGAGCCGGTTCGTGGAGATGCTCCACATCCTTCAGCCGGAGATATCGCCCAAGACCTTTTCCGTCATTTTAGACCAGATGAAAAAGGACCTGGACGCGGCCTCGGCCCACATGGAAGTCACCTTTCCCTATTTCATCGAAAAAGCGGCGCCGGTGAGCGGCACTCCAGGCTTCATGGAGTACACCTGCAAACTCATGGGCACCAGCCGTGCCGACGGCAGGGTGGACCTTGTCTCTGAAGTGGTGGTGCCCATCTCTTCGGTGTGTCCCTGCTCAAAGGAGATCAGTGACGGCGGCGCCCATAACCAGCGGGGAGAGGTGCGGCTGGCCATCCGGTCCAAAAAGTTCGTCTGGATCGAAGACCTGATTCAGCTGGTGGAAGCGGCTGCCTCCTGCGAACTCTATTCGGTCTTGAAACGGGTGGATGAAAAATGGGTGACGGAAAAGGGATACCAGAACCCCAAGTTCGTGGAAGACATCGTGCGCGACGTGGCCGTGGCCCTGAAAAACGATACCAACATCACCTGGTTTAACATCAGCGTGGAAAACTTCGAGTCCATTCACAACCACAGCGCATACGCCACCATCACCTGCGGCCGGATCAATCCGTAAGCTCTCCCGGCCCTGCCGGGGTCTGCCGGCGATCCGACTCGACACGCTTTCTGATCTCCGGCATGAGCACATCCGCGCTTCTGCCCGGCGTGTTGCTCATCACAACAAACAGGTAGCGCGGCCCGTCTTCATACAGAAAATACCCGGCCCGGGTGTTTACCCCCGACAACGTCCCGGTTTTGTAATACTCGTTACCAAAAACGCGCATTCGCCCGGCATAGGGCTCGAACGCGGCCAGCACACCGGCCATCATGCGGGCAGACATCCGGTTCTCCCGTGACAGGCCCGACCCCTCCACCACTTTCATGCCGTCAATGGCCAGAACCGTTTTCACGTAGTCCTGAACAGCGGCCACCCCCCTGGCCAGGTCGGCGGGCGGGCCGTAAGCCTTTGCGCCACAGGCCAGCAGCAGCTGGTTGGCCGTAAAATTATTGGAATAGCGCAGCAGTTTTTCCACGTTGTCGCCCAGGGCGGATGAAGAGACGTGGGTAAACTCCAGGGTATCCCTGCCCTTTTCCACCCGGCCGCAAGCCACCTTGCCCGATACATGGCACCCGTGTTTTTCCAGAAACCAGGCAAACAGCTCTCCGGCATACAGGGCCGCCGCTGATGCGTCTTCTATAAACGCGACCCTGCCGGAAAAAGGGTCCATTCTTGCAATCCGCCGCCGGGCAAAGTCAAGCAGGGGGGTCTGGGGTTCGGCACTGACATACCGGCCGTCTTTTCGCGTCACATTCACAGTGTTATAATTGGCGCACAGTGCTCCGTTGACAGCGTCATAGGGCTGGGACGATCCGATTTTCCGGCCGGGGACCGCAATGCCGGGGGCAAAAAAAGAGGCGTCCACCAGAATGTCACCCACGGACGGCACCATGGCCGCGATGCGAAATGCGGCCGCCTCTATCTCTTCGGACACCAGGCTGGGATCACCATATCCCTTAATAATCAGGTCGCCGCCGGGGGTTGTGTAAAACTCGGTGATAAAACGAAAATCTTTTCCCAGGATCTCAAACGCGGCCAGGCTGGTGACGATTTTCAGAATAGAGGCCGGCACCAGCAGGGTATCGGGATTTTCGGCAAGCACCACACGGCCGTCGTCCATGCGCTGTACCAGCACACTGTCGCCAGGCTCGAGCAGTTGGGAAAGGGGCCTTTCGGCAAAAGCCGGCGCAAAGGCGACGGTACACAGCACCATGGCCGTTGCCAACACGGCAACGGTCCGCACGGCCCGGGAAAAGCTGAAAGAGTGATATGCCACGCGCCTTTTTCCTGTGATCAACAGATTACTGCCGGTCATCGAAAAACGCTTTGAAGGCTTTGAAGGTCATGTACACATCGGCCTTGCTGGAGAGTTCAAAGGGTGAGTGCATGGAGAGCAGGGCCGGGCCGCAATCCACGATATCCATGCCGTAGGCGGCCAGGAACTTGGCCAGGGTGCCGCCGCCGCCCTGGTCCACCCGGCCCAGCTCACCGGTCTGCCACACGATGCCGGCCCGGTTGAATATCTGCCGTACCCGGCCCACGTATTCGGCACTGGCGTCACTGGACCCGGACTTGCCACCGGAACCGGTGAACTTGGTGATGCAGATACCGTATCCCAGACGGGCCGCGTTGCGCTTTTCATGGACCTCCTGGTAGTCCGGGTCCAGGGCCGCGTTCACGTCCGCGGAAAGGGCCTCTGAAGCGGTGATGGCCTTTCGCAGCACCCGTTCGGAAACCGGTGCGTCCTGTTTTTCAAACAGGTCGGCGATAAAGTCCTCCATGAACCGGGACCGGGCGCCGGAGTTGCCTTCGCTGCCGATCTCCTCCTTGTCGAAAAACAGGGCCACGGCCGTCCGGGGCGGCTTCTTCAGGTCCTGAATCGCGGCCAGGGCCGTGTAGGCGCAAACCCGGTCATCCTGGCCGTAGGCCCCGATCAGGCCGCGGTCAAACCCCACGTCCCTGGCCCTTCCAGCAGGCACCGCCTCCAGCTCGGCGCTGGCAAAATCCTCCTCCACCAGGCCGTACCGGTCAAACAGGTATTTGAGCACGGTAAGCTTGAACCGGTCCTTCTGCTTCTCGTCACCGGCGGGCAGGCTGCCGGCCACCAGGTTGAGTTTTTCGGCCTCAAACACATCAGACAATTTTTTGCTGTTCTGCAGTTTGGCCGCCAGGTGGGGCAGCAGGTCGGCAATGGTGATCACCGGATCAGTTTCCGCCTCGCCGATCTCCACATCAAAGGACCGGCCGTCTTTGCCCACCACTGTTCCGTAAAGGGCCAGGGGCCGGGCCAGCCACTGGTATTTGCGAATGCCGCCGTAGTAGTGGACCTTGAGCATGGCCAGGTCCACCTCTTCGTAAAGGGGGTTCTGCTTGAGGTCCAGTCGGGGCGAGTCCACGTGGGCCGCGATGATCCGCATGCCCTGGTCCAGGGGGGCGCTGCCCACAACCGCGGCGGCCACCGCCTTGTTGCGAAACACCTTGTAGAATTTCCCCTTGCCTTTGGCCCGGCCGTCAATGTCCACAAAGCCGGCGGCGGCCAGGGCCTTCTGAATAACGGTCACAGCCTTTCGCTCGGTTTTGGCATCGTCCAGAAACCGCTTGTAGTTTTCAGCAAAATCAAAGGACTGCCGGGTCTCGGCAGGAGAAAGCGCGTCCCACACCAGGGCGGGCTTCCGAATAGTCTTCTTTGAAAAGGCGTCCAGCTCTTTTTTGCTCATTTGACCTGTCATTCTTTTTCTCCGTATGGCTTTTTTCTTAAGCGTTTTTTTCGTTTTATGTTCTTCGTGCCCTTCGTGTTCTTCGTGCCCTTCGTGTTCTTCGTGTTCTTCGTGTTAAAAAGCAGCCTGCCGGTTCAGTCGGAAGTCATTGTTTTCGATAGCGATACCGATCCCGATACCGATAATAAGGTAGTGTTATTGGCTTTCAATCACAAAGGTTACCGGCCCGTCATTGACCAGGGAGACATCCATCATGGCGCCGAAGGTGCCCGTGGCTGTTGTCAACCCCCTGTTTTTTACCGCCTCGACAAACGCGAGATACAGGGCTTCGGCCTTCCGGGGTTCGGCGGCCTGCACAAAAGAGGGGCGCCGGCCCTTGCGGCAGTCGGCCAGCAGGGTAAACTGGGAAACCACCAGCACGCCCCCGCCGGTATCAATCACCGACCGGTTCATCTTGCCGGCATCATCCTCAAATATGCGCAAGGACGTGATCTTGTTTGCCAGAAACTCGGCATCCTTCTGCTCATCATTGCCGGCCACGCCCAGCAGCACCAGCAGGCCCGGTCCGATGCTTCCCACCACGTGCCCGTCCACGGTGACGGAACTCTTTTGAACCCGCTGAATCACCGCGCGCATGCCTGCCCCTCGACACAAAACCGGCTGAAAAGCCGGAACAAAAAATTACACCTGGTCGCCATGATCGGTCCGCCGCTGGTTTCAATCAGATCAGCCCGGCCATGGCCTGGACGGCCAGAAGATAGCCGGCCTTGCCGAACCCGGCGATCTGTCCCACGGCCACGTCAGCCACCATGGAGGTGTGCCGGAACGGTTCCCGGCGATAGATGTTGGAAAGGTGAACCTCCACTATAGGAATGGAAAGCAGGAGAAGGGCGTCCCGAATGGCGATGCTGGTATGGGTGAAGGCGGCGGGGTTGATGATCACTCCGTGAACGTCACCATCCACCAGGGTTTGAATCTTTTCCACGATAGCCGACTCGCTGTTGGACTGAAAGCTCTCCACGACAACCCCGTGCTCAGCGCCGCGATTTTTGACCGCGGTGTCAATGTCGGCCAGCGTCTGGCTGCCATAGGTTTCCGGCTCCCGCAGCCCGAGCATGTTCAGGTTGGGACCGTGAATGACCAGGACCTTTTTTTTGACCGGACGCGCCATTTTGCCCCCTATGCCTCATTTGCCAGCTTGCGAAGCGTGGCGATGGTGGTTTTGTAATTGCTGCTGCCGAACACGGCCGACCCGGCCACAAACACGTCGGTACCGGCCGCGGATACGTCCCTGATGGTTTTTTCGTTTACCCCGCCATCCACCTGAATCTGGGTGGCCAGCCCCCGCTCGGTGATGCGCTGCTTGAGTGCCCGGACCTTGTCCAGGGAATTGGGTATAAACTGCTGGCCCCCGAAGCCGGGATTCACGCTCATGATCACCACCAGGTCCAGGTCGTCCAGCACCCAGTCCAGGACGCTCAACGGCGTGGAGGGGTTTAAGGCCACGCCGGCCCTGGCACCCAGCCCCTTGATCAACTGAATAGTGCGGTTCAGGTGGACACTGGCCTCGGCGTGAACGGCCACCAGGTCGGCCCCGGCCTGAACGAATTCCGCCACGTAGCGTTCCGGCTCCATGATCATCAGGTGGGCATCCACCGGCAGGCTGGTGACACTCCGGACCGCCTTGACCACCAGCGGGCCGATGGTGATGTTGGGCACATACCGGCCGTCCATCACATCCACGTGAATCCAGTCGGCGCCGGCCGCCTCAACCGCCATCACCTCATCGCCCAGCCGGGCAAAATCAGCCGACAGTATCGACGGCGCAATCAGTTTCATCAGTTGATCTCCTTAATTTCCATTTTCACGGCCCGCTGGGCCTTACCAGCTTTCAAACACCTCTGTTTTCACCAGCTTTCCGTCTTCATACACCAGCACCGTGGCCTCCTGGTGGGCCGGAATAAAGGCCCACACCTCGGAACCCGGTTCCCGGAACTCGTCAATCAGGTCAAAAGAGGTGCCCATACAGTTGAGTTTCACATTAATATGCCTGTTTAGAAAACCGTTTGCAAGCCTGTACCGGGAAACCCGTATCCCTCCCCCACCCTGAAGCAACCGGCTCCCCTCCTCCGCATTCACCCGATTGATCACCAGATCGACCCGGCTGCCTTCGAGAACACGTGCCCCCGGCTCGGGGACCTGGCCGACAACAGCGTTCCTGGGAGCCGTATCCCGCACCTCGAAACGAATCTCTCCGGGCAGCAGCCCCAGCAGATCCAGACTGTCGATGGCTTCAGCCAGGGAGTCCCCCGTTATGTCGGGCATCACGTAGGCAACAGGCCGTTTGCCGAGACTGACCAGCAGGTCTACCGGCGTCCCTCTGTTGATCGTGACCCCGGCACCGGGATACTGGGCAATAACGGCCCGGGCCTCGACCCCGGCAGCGTGGGCCTCGGACAAAACCCCCCGGGCCAGTCCATTTTCCTCTATCACGATGCGAACATGGTCCAGGCCCATGCCCCGAAGATCCGGCATGAGCACCTCTTTGTTACCCCTGGAAATAATGATGCTGACGCTGCGGCCCTGCTTGATTCGGGCACCGGGTTCAGGGTCCTGCCAGATCACGTGGTACTTGGGCACGGTGGCGCTGTAGTCCGACGCCTTGACCCGGCTGCTCAGCCCCAGCCCGGTGAGCATCTCAAGGCCGTAAGCCACGTTTCGGCCGGTGATGTCAGGTACCACAACCGTCTCCTCCGATGCCACCAGAAACACAAAGGTCAGGTAGACGCTGGCACCGGCGCCCAGGGCCATGACCACAAAAAGAACCGACAGCTTTAAGAGTTGCTTAACCATTTTTTTTCAGGCGCACACCAAAAAATCCGTCCATGCCGTGGCGCCAGGGAAATGTCCGGAAAAAGCCCGGGTCGTCTGTAAACCCGGCCACCGCCGGAACATCGGCCGCCACGCCTGTATCTATAGCAAAATCGGGCCGCCTCTTCAAAAAGGACTGCACCACGGCGTCGTTTTCCTCGGGCTCCATGCTGCAGACGGCATAGACCAAAAGCCCGCCGTCACGCACATGATCGGCCAGGTTGGTCAGCATGGCGATCTGGTCGTTCTGCAGCCGCGCCAGGTCCTGTTCGGAAAGACGCCACTTGGTGTCCGGATTGCGGCGAATTACCCCGGTGCCGGAACAGGGACAGTCGGCCAGCACGCGGTCAAACCCGCCTGCGTCCTTCAACTGTTCCGGGACCAGCATATCCAGGGTCATGGGCCGCACATTGGTGATGCCCAGCCGCGTCATCTCACCGGCAAGCCGCTCCAGCTTTGCCGTGTCCCGGTCCGCCGCCACGATCCGGCCCTGGTTTTCCATGAGCCGGGCCAGATGGCCGGTCTTTCCGCCCAGGCCGGCGCAGGCGTCCAGCACCCGCTGACCGGGCCGGGGATCGGTCAAAAGGCCGATCAGCTGGGCCGCCTCGTCCTGTACCTGGAACCATCCCGCGCCAAAGGCCGTCATCTCATGCACCGGCACTTTTGGAGAGGAAAAACTCACGGCCTCGGGCGCGTGCCGGCCCGGTGTCACGCCCGCCGCCTCCTGGGCAAGGGAGGCGGCCACCTGTTCCGGGGCTGCCCGCAGTCCGTTGACCCGCACCGTGATGGGCGGCACCGTATTCAAAAAATCACATAGTTGCACCGTCTCTTCGATACCGAAGCGGGCGATCCATCGCCGGATCATCCATTCGGGAAACGATTTTGTCACGCAAAGGGCCTGCACCGGGTCTTTGTCCATATCGGGCGGATCCGGCTCACCGGGATGCCGGGTCGAGCTTCGCAGCAGGCCGTTTACAAATCCGGACAGCCGGCCAAGCCCGGCCTGTTTCGACAGATCTACTGAACTGTTGATGGCGGCAAAATCGGGAATTCTGTCCAGAAACCGCAGCTGAAACAGACCGAGCCGCAGAATATTCAGCACCGCCGGATCCATGCGCTGCAGCGGGGTCCTGGAAAAATGGACGATGGTGTAATCCAGGGTGTTGCGCCACCGCAAAACACCGTACACCAGGGTAGTGACAAGGGCCCGGTCCCGCTTTTCCGGAAACGACACCCTGGCCAGCGCCTCATCGGCCACCTGGTCCAGGGTGCGGTGGCCCTTTTCAAGGGCAGTGAGTATGCGAAGGGCAACAGCCCGGGGGTCGGATTTCCTGGCCGCTGTCGGCCGCCTGTTGTCAGCGGGTCGATGGAATTTACGCAAACCGCGTTCCTTCGGCAATGGCATGCCCCCGCAAAAAATCGGCCACATCCATGGGTTTTCCCGCCTCGCCCTGAATGCGGGTGACAACAAGGCCGCCGTCGGCCGTGGCCACCACCAGCTCATCCGGAAAGCGGGTCACCACGGTGCCGGGCGACGCCTTCTTTTCCAGGGTCACCGGCCGGGCTGCCAGAATTTTGTATCGCCGGGTGCCGGTCTCGGTAAAGGCGCCGGGCCAGGGCGTCATGGCGTTGATAAACCGCCGAAGCCGGGCCGAAGGCTGGTTCCAGTCAATCCGGCCATGGGTTTTTTTTAAAAGCGGCGCGAATGTTACCGCCTCCGGGTCCTGGGGCACCGGGGTTGCGGTGCCGCTTTCGATCCGGGCCAGGGTATCGATCAAGACGTCGGCGCCCAGAACAGCCAGCCGGTCATGAAGGTCGGCGGCCGTGTCCTCGTCCGATATCGGGGCTCTGGCAGAAAGAATCATGTCTCCGGAGTCCATGCCCTCGTCCATGAAGATGCTGGTGACCCCGGTCTCTGCTTCCATGCCGGCAATGGCCCACTGAATGGGCGACGGCCCCCGGTAACGGGGCAGCAGGGATGGATGAATGTTCACCGCGCCCAGCGCCGGCAGCTCAAGAACCGCCCGGGGCAGAATTTTTCCATAAGCCACCACCACGAGCAGGTCCGGGGCGATGTTTTTAAGGGTGCGGATAAAGTCGTCGGTGCGGACCGATGCCGGCTGGGCAACGGCCAGGCCCAGTGCTTCGGCCGCCACCTTCACCGGCGGCGGCGCCATCTTGCGGCCCCGGCCCTTGGGCTTGTCCGGCTGGGTCACCACCAGGGGCACATCATACCCATTGTCCGCAAGGGCTTTCAGGCAGGGCACCGCGTAATCCGGGGTTCCCATGAAAACGATTCTCAGGTCTCTTGCCATGCCTGCTTTATTCTTTTCTGCACTTTGCGTTTGTAAAGCTCCCGCTTCAGGCGGCTGGCCCTGTCCAGAATCAGGGTACCGTTGAGGTGATCAATTTCGTGCTGAAGCACAATGGCCTCAAGCCCTTCGGCATCAATGACCAGGGGCCGGCCTTCCCGGTCCACGCCCTCCACCCGGACCGTGGCGGCCCGTTTCACATCGGTACGCAGCTCGGGCACGCTGAGGCACCCCTCCTGTTCGGAGACACACTCGCCGTCGACGGCCACGACCTCGGGATTGATCACCACCCGGAACTGCTGTTTTTCCCGCTGATCCGACACATCGTAAATCACCAGCCGCAGACCGCTGTCCACCTGGACCGCGGCCAGGCCAACGCCCTGGTGGGCATACATGGTCTGGGCCATATCGTCAATGAGCTGTTGCAGCTTGCCGTCGATGTTTGCCACCGGCAGGGCCCCGTCTTTTAAAACATCCGCCGGATAGGTCACGATATCCAGAACTGTCATATCACATATCCTTGTTCATACCCTGCATGCCGCCGGGCCTCTATCAGGCCAGAATCCGCCGGGCCTCGGCCGCATCCACCGCTATCTGCCGTTTAAGCTCATCAATGCCGGAAAACTTTTTCTCATCCCGCAGGCGTTCAATAAAATTGACTCTTATCCGCTGGCCGGTGATCTGTTCGGCAAAATCAAAAATATGGACCTCCACGGTAAACAGGTGATCTTCAAAAGTGGGGCTGTAGCCGATGTTGGCCACGCCCTTCAGTCGCCGTCCTCCGTATTCCACGGTTACCGCGTAGACGCCGTTGGCCGGGCACAGCTCGTCGGTGAGGGCGATGTTGGCCGTGGGAAACCCCAGGGCGCTGCCGCCCCGGCCCCGGCCCGACACAACGGTACCCCGCACCTGGTAGTAACGGCCCAGCAGGTCAAAAGCAACCGCCACATCCCCGGCCATCACGGTTTTCCGTACCGTGGTGCTGCTGATGCGCCCATGGCCCGGCACCGTGTCTACCCAGGGTTCGCATATCACCTCAAAACCCAATTCCTGAGCGTGCTTTTCCAGAAAATCGACGTTTCCTTCCCTGTGTTTGCCAAAGGTATAATCACGGCCCACCACGATTGCCTTCATGCCGATTCGGTGGATCAGTATATCTTTCAGAAACGCCATGGCGCCCAGCGCGGCAAACACCATGGAAAAAGGGATGCAGACAAGGGCGTCTATTCCGTTTGCCGCGATCAGTTCCGCCTTCTGCTCATAGAGGGTGATCCGGGGGGGCGCCGGTGTATTCGGGTGCAGCACCTTGGCGGGATGGGGCTCAAAGGTAACGGCAACCGCTGTGCCGCCGATCTCCCGGGCCTTTTCTTTTACCCTGGCAAAGAGGGCCTGGTGGCCCTTGTGCACACCGTCAAAGTTGCCGATGGTGACCACGGCCCGCTCAAAGGGCCCTTCCAGACTGTCCAGACCTTCGACAACCCGCATTTTAAAACCGCCGCCTTTCATTTTTGATCATGTTTTTGCTTGACACTGTTCCAAAGCTTATATATATAAAAACTTTTTCCGGCAGACGCAATGATTATTATCCGGTAACACTGCGTCTGTTTTTCTCTGATACGTGCCGAAGTGGCGGAATTGGTAGACGCGCTAGGTTCAGGGTCTAGTGGGGGTTTCCTCGTGGGAGTTCAAGTCTCCCCTTCGGCACCATCTTTTTTTTCTGAATTTTCCTTTTTCTGAAAACAGGCGGCATACCTGCCGTGATGGAATCGCCGCAGGCGGCAGTCCATGCTGTCCGTCACGGGGGTGTCACTGTGGGGATACTTCGTGCGTGCCCTTACGCTGTCCGCTTCCGCGTATATTCCCGCACGCAATCGACCAGATTTTCCACGGGGAAGGGTTTGGACAGAACGGCGTCAAAGTGCTCCCTGTCCGGCAGCCAGGGGGTGGAGGAGATGCCGATGATCGGAAGCGCCGTTCCTGCAAGATTTCGAATATGCCGCACCACGTGCATGCCATCCAGCTCGGGCAGCAGGATATCGGCTATAACAAGATCAATGCTTTCTTCCTTAAACGTCGCAAGGCCTTCCCGGGCACTTTCAGCAATATGAATAGTATGGCCGAACCGTGACAGGTTATGCCGGATCATCTCCAGAACGCTTTTCTCGTCATCTATGATCAGAATCGACGCCATCGGTCACCTGTCGTACAGTTCGAAGGGCCCGGCAACACACCTGTAGAAACTGCGGCAAAGGAAATAACCATCTGACTTGAATAGATTTTACAGGCGTGAACACTGTTTTTAGCATTCAACGTCATCCTTGTCAAGCGGAAAGTCTTTTCAAGAGAATCGTTTGCAGGGGGGGTAAATACAAATTGCGATCATATATGGCCTTGTGGTATGTTGACGAAAAATCTTTTCAACACAAGCCCTTGGGGCACCGCCCTGCTTAACGAGGAAACCGACTTTGAGACCACCACAGCAAAAGCCAAAAACAGACGCCACTGACACAGAGAGCCTATGAATCACAACGGAAACAATACTGAAGCCCGTCTATGGGACGCGGCGGATCAACTGCGGGCAAACTCCAAGCTGAAGTCTTCAGAATATTCCGTACCGGTGCTGGGTCTGGTCTTTCTGCGCTATGCAGACCACAAATTCCAGGCAGCGGCAAAAGAGCTGGAGGGCAAAGGCGGCGGGCGGCGTAAAACCGGCCCGGCCGATTATCAGGCCAAAGGCGTGCTCTATCTGCCCAAGGCTGCGCGTTTTTCGGCCCTGATCCAGATGCCTGAAGGGGCCAACATCGGCACGGCCATCAACAATGCCATGCGGGCCATTGAGGCCGAGAACCCCGATCTCAAGGACGTGCTGCCCAAGACCTACAACCGCTTTGAGAACACCCTGCTAAAAGAACTGCTCAAGACCATGAACTCCGTCCCCATGGACATTGAGGGGGACGCCTTTGGCAGGATTTACGAGTATTTTCTGGGGAACTTCGCCCGCGCCGAAGGCCAGAAGGGCGGCGAGTTTTTTACGCCCACCGCCATTGTCCGGCTCATCGTCGGCATCATCGAACCGTTCCACGGCCGCATCTATGACCCGGCCTGCGGCTCCGGCGGCATGTTTGTGCAGAGCGCCCGGTTTGTGGCCGAACACAAAAAGAACCCCGGCGCCGAACTGAGTGTTTACGGACAGGAAAAGGTGGCAGAAACCGTGCGCCTGGGCAAAATGAACCTGGCCGTGCACGGCCTTTCCGGCGATATCCGCGAAGGCAACGCCTATTATGAGGATCTGCACCGCGCCGTCAACAAATTTGACTTTGTCATGGCCAATCCGCCCTTTAACGTGGACCGGGTGGACAAGGACCGGCTCAAGGACGACCCCCGCTTTCCCTTTGGCCTGCCCCGCACGGATAACGCCAATTATCTCTGGATTCAAATATTTTACAGCGCCCTGAACAAAACCGGCCGGTCCGGATTTGTCATGGCCAACTCGGCCTCCGACGCCCGCGGCTCAGAACTGGACATCCGCCGGCAGCTCATCGAAGCCCAAGCCGTGGATGTGATGGTGGCCGTGGGCTCCAATTTTTTTTACACCGTGACCCTGCCCTGCACCCTCTGGTTTTTCGATAAGGGCAAGAGGAATGCCGTTCCTGGGAGCGCCGCACCCCAGTGCGGCATTTCCCGCGCGGACACCGTTCTTTTCATCGACGCCCGCCATCTTTACCGTCAGATCGACCGGGCTCACCGGGACTGGACCCCGGCCCAGATCGAGTTTCTGGCCAACATCGCCCGGCTCTACCGGGGCGAGCAGACCGAAAACCTTCACGACAGCGCCGACCTGCTGGCCGAGCACTTCGGCAAGAAGTCCAAATATGTTGATGTTCCCGGTCTGTGCAAGGTGGCCACCATTGCCGAGATCGAGGCCCAGGGCTGGAGCCTCAACCCCGGACGTTATGTGGGCGTGGCGGCAAGGACCGAAGATGATTTTGACTTCAAGGAACGGCTGGAGGAGATGAACGAAGAACTGGAAATCCTCAATGCCGAGGCCCGGGAGTTGGAAGAACGGATTGCCGAGAATGTGGCGAAGTTGCTGGAGGGGGAGTGATGGACCTTCATGAAGTGTGTGATCTGATTGTTGATTGTGAGCATAAGACCGCACCAACCCAAGCAGAAGGCTACCCCTCTATTAGAACCCCAAACATTGGTCGAGGATATTTTCTTTTGGACGGAGTGAATCGTGTTTCAGAAGAAACTTACCGGTCATGGACAAGACGAGCCGAACCAAAACCTGGCGACTTAATAATGGCCCGAGAGGCTCCGGTTGGGAATGTTGCTATGGTCCCTGCGGGTCTTCGCCCCTGCCTTGGACAAAGGACCTTGCTGATACGACCAATGAGGTCAAAGGTTTTCCCACGCTACCTCGCGTATTTGCTGATTGGCGACCAAATCCAGAATATTATCCATGCCATGACGAATGGAGTCACCGTACCTCATTTAAACATGAAGGATGTGAGGTCGCTTCCCCTACCACCGCTTCCCCCCCTTCCCACCCAGCGCAAAATCGCCGCCATACTTTCGGCCTATGACGACCTGATCGAGAACAACCTGAGGCGGATCAAGATTCTGGAGGAGATGGCGCAGAACCTCTACCGCGAGTGGTTCGTCAAGTTCCGCTTCCCCGGCTGGGAGAAAGCCCGCTTTGTGGATTCGCCGCTGGGGAAGATTCCGGAGGAGTGGGAGGTGACAACAATCAACAAA includes these proteins:
- a CDS encoding response regulator, which gives rise to MASILIIDDEKSVLEMIRHNLSRFGHTIHIAESAREGLATFKEESIDLVIADILLPELDGMHVVRHIRNLAGTALPIIGISSTPWLPDREHFDAVLSKPFPVENLVDCVREYTRKRTA
- a CDS encoding type I restriction-modification system subunit M, with protein sequence MNHNGNNTEARLWDAADQLRANSKLKSSEYSVPVLGLVFLRYADHKFQAAAKELEGKGGGRRKTGPADYQAKGVLYLPKAARFSALIQMPEGANIGTAINNAMRAIEAENPDLKDVLPKTYNRFENTLLKELLKTMNSVPMDIEGDAFGRIYEYFLGNFARAEGQKGGEFFTPTAIVRLIVGIIEPFHGRIYDPACGSGGMFVQSARFVAEHKKNPGAELSVYGQEKVAETVRLGKMNLAVHGLSGDIREGNAYYEDLHRAVNKFDFVMANPPFNVDRVDKDRLKDDPRFPFGLPRTDNANYLWIQIFYSALNKTGRSGFVMANSASDARGSELDIRRQLIEAQAVDVMVAVGSNFFYTVTLPCTLWFFDKGKRNAVPGSAAPQCGISRADTVLFIDARHLYRQIDRAHRDWTPAQIEFLANIARLYRGEQTENLHDSADLLAEHFGKKSKYVDVPGLCKVATIAEIEAQGWSLNPGRYVGVAARTEDDFDFKERLEEMNEELEILNAEARELEERIAENVAKLLEGE
- a CDS encoding restriction endonuclease subunit S, which codes for MDLHEVCDLIVDCEHKTAPTQAEGYPSIRTPNIGRGYFLLDGVNRVSEETYRSWTRRAEPKPGDLIMAREAPVGNVAMVPAGLRPCLGQRTLLIRPMRSKVFPRYLAYLLIGDQIQNIIHAMTNGVTVPHLNMKDVRSLPLPPLPPLPTQRKIAAILSAYDDLIENNLRRIKILEEMAQNLYREWFVKFRFPGWEKARFVDSPLGKIPEEWEVTTINKVTSYINRGVTPKYDASASSLVVNQKCIRDRKLNLSLARQHKSRVMDDKYVVFGDILINSTGVGTLGRVAQVYEDLNDVTVDTHVSIVRPSNGDGIDFLGLALIDLEPHFESLGAGATGQTELRRDRIGETEIVLPPVKMRKQFSEKVTSLRKLVLNLAARNETLRRTRDLLLPKLISGEVDVSELDIAIPEEAA